The segment GGCGCTCCTCGTGCTCCGGTTCATCGTCGGTCTCGGTCTCGGCGCTGAACTGCCGGTCGCGTCGACCTATGTGAGCGAACTCGCCCCCGCGAGGATCCGCGGCCGAGTCATCGTCATCCTCGAGGCCTTCTGGGCGGTCGGCTGGACCGCAGCCGCCCTGATCGGATTCTTCGTGATCCCGGCGTCCGAGGACGGATGGCGCTGGGCCTTCGCGCTCGGGGCGATTCCCGCCGCGTATGCCCTCGTGGTTCGGTGGGGCCTTCCGGAATCGGCGCGCTGGCTGGAGCGCCGAGGCAGAGCCGGCGACGCCGACACGGTGGTCCGGTCGTTCGAATCATCGACCCCCCTGTTCGCTCGCGGCGCGGCTTCGTCGCCGTCGAGCGCGCCGACGCCGACGGCAACGGCGATGAGTGTGCGCTCCGGTGTTGCGGCGCTCTGGAGTGCGGAGTTCCGTGTTCGCACCGCGTGCCTCTGGCTGGTGTGGTTCTGCGTGAACTTCAGCTACTACGGCGCGTTCATCTGGATCCCCTCCATCCTCCTCGCGCAGGGGTACGACCTCGTCCGCTCCTTCGGATTCACCCTCATCATCACCCTCGCCCAGCTGCCGGGCTACGCCGCGGCGGCCTGGTTGATCGAGGTCTGGGGGCGTCGTGTGACGCTTTCGGTCTTCCTCGTCGGCTCCGCTGTCTCGGCCGTGCTGTTCGGCACGGCGACGAATGAGGCGACGGTGATCGCGACGGGGATGGCCCTGTCCTTCTTCAACCTGGGCGCGTGGGGCGCGCTGTACGCGATCACGCCGGAGACGTATCCCACCTCGGTGCGGGCGACGGGCGCGGGATGGGCGGCAGGAGTCGGCAGGATCGCCTCGATCATCGCGCCGCTGGCGGTGCCGCCTCTCCTGGCCCTCGGCGGAGCGCCGGGGCTCTTCGTCGTGTTCGCCGCGTTCTTCGCCGTCGCGGCGGCCGGCGCATGGGGTCTTTCCGACCGGCGAGGTCGGGCCTTGGACGACCGTTGAGCGTTTGTAGGGTGGTCTGATGGCTGCAGTGCGCTACGTCGCGATCGGGGATTCGTTCACGGAGGGAGTCGGTGACGAGCTCCCGGACGGACGCACCCGCGGATGGGCGGACCTCGCAGCTCAAGGGTGGGCTGATGCGACCGGGCAGCGCATCGAGTACGCCAACCTCGCGATCCGCGGAAAACTCGTCTGGCCGATCGTCGAAGAGCAGCTCGAACCCGCTCTGGCGTTGAAACCCACGCACCTGTCCTTCAACGGCGGGGGCAACGACATGCTGCGGCCCCGGACGTCGATCCGTGGGATCGCGGATGCCTTCAGCCAGGTTCTCCGACGGTGCGACGAGGAAGGCGTGCGACTCATCCTGCTGTCCGGGGCGAATCCCTCGCCCCAGCTTCCGCTCAGCCGCGTCATCCAGAGGCGTGGCGACCTCCTGTCGATCGCCGTCGTCGGGCGAATCCAGGATCGCCCCGACGTCATCCGTGCGCTGAACTGGCCCGATCGAGAGCTGTCGGCTCCGCCGTTCTGGTCGCCCGACCGGCTGCACATGAACAGCCGGGGTCATCACCGTGTCGCCGCTCGGGTGCTGACGGCGCTCGATCTGACGCCGCCGGAGCAGTGGTGGTCGTTGCCCGAGCTCGATCTCGGGCAACTGGGCCGCCGCGACTACTACCGCGAACATCTCGGTCCCTGGGTACGCCGGCGGTTGACCGGCACATCGTCCGGCGATGGTCGGACGCCGAAGTATGCCGACTGGGTCACGATCCACCCGGGGTCATCCTGATCCTCGGTCAGGTGATCTGCTGACCGCGCGTTGCCGCGCAGCTCACGCCGGTCGTACCGAGTAACGCAGCTCCGCGAACTGGCCCGCGCGTGACATCGACTCGAGGCGAAGTCGGTCAGGTCCGATCCGGCGGGGCAGAAGCGGACGGCCGGAGGCGAGGGTCGCGGGAGCGACCGAAAGCCTGATCTCGCTCAAGAGGCCGGCGTCGGCGAACTGCCCGGCGAGGTCGCCGCCCCCGACGATCCAGATCGCCCGCTCAGCGGCTGCCGTGCGCATCGCCGGCCACTGCGACGCCACGTCGCCGCGTGCGAACCGGAGGTGCGCCCCGTCGATGCGGGGCAGGTCGCGGGACGTGAAGACCCACGTCGCGCGGTCGCCGTAGATCTCCGTCCACTTCTCGGGCTGGGCCGACAAGTTCTCGTGGTCGACGATCCACTCGTAGGTCGTCGACCCCATCACCAGCACGCCGACCGTCTCGAGGAAGGTGGAGAAATCGCTTTCGGCCTCGGCCGCGCCGGGTGTCGCAAAGAGCCAGTCCAGCGAATCCCGGTCGTCGGCGAGGAAACCGTTCAGCGTGGTCGCCGTGTGGAAGATCACCGGAGTCATGGCCGAAGCCTAGGGCTCACCTCCGACATGCCGCATCACCCCCCGTGGTGTCAAGAGGGTGCATCGCTCATCGCGCACGGTCCACAGTGTTCGTGGGTACTGCCCTCGCATACCCGGAAAGGGGAGACCCATGAGTATCGGTGCTGGCATCGCGCTCTTCGCCATCGGGGCCATCCTGGCCTTCGCCGTCAACGTGCAGGTCGAGTGGATCAACCTCGACATGATCGGCTACATCCTGATGGGCGCCGGAGCGCTCGTCTTCCTCATCGGCATCGTTCTGCTCGCGCGTCGCCGGAGCTCGGAGTCGGTGAGCCGCACGACGGTCGACCCTGCGACCAACGAGCGCGTCACGCGTCAGTCGACCAGTCGTCCCGACGACGCCGCGGGGCTCTGACACCCACCCGGCGGACCATAGGCTCGAGGAATGAGCCTTTCGTCTCCGCCGGGTACCGCCCTCATCACCGGCGTCGGACGTCGCCGGTCTATCGGAGCGGGACTCGCTCTCGGTCTCGCCCGCGATGGATGGGATCTCGTCCTGAACCACTGGGACGAATACGACGAGAGGGTGGGTCTGGAGCGCGCAGCATCCGATCCCCACGACATCGCGGCCGCGTGCCGCGCGGAGGGCGTCGCGGTAACCGTCATCGGCTCGGACCTGTCCGATCCCGACGTGCCGGAGCGGCTCGTCGCCGCTGCCTCGGCGAGTGGGCCTCTTCGCGCGCTTGTGATGTCTCACTGCGAGTCTGTGGACAGCTCGATCCTCAGCACCGACATCGCGAGCTTCGACCGCCATTTCGCCGTCAACGCGCGGGCGACGTGGCTTCTCATCAAGGCGTTCGCCGAACGGCTGCCGCAGCGCGCCGCCGGGGGAGAGGTCGCCGGGTCGGTCATCGCGCTGACCAGTGACCACACTGCGCACAATCTGCCCTACGGTGCGAGCAAAGGCGCACTCGATCGGATCGTCATCGCGGCGGCCGCGGAACTGGGCGAGCGGGGCATGCGGGCGAACGTCATCAACCCCGGGCCGATCGACACGGGCTGGATGGATGCGGACATCCGACGTCGCGCACGCGAAGCCACACCGGCGGGTCGCCTCGGCACACCCGACGACATCGCGAACACCGTCCGGTTCCTCCTGTCGCCGGAGGGCTCGTGGGTCAACGGACAACTGCTGAAGGTGAACGGCGGGTTCGCCACGGGTTAGGCGACCCGGCGGGGTCGCGCTGCGACGAGACACCGCATTCGCGTCGAGACACCCGGAATATCGCGGTGGCTCGACGCAAACGCAGTGTTTCGGCGCCGCGGAGGCGGCCTCCGGCTACAGGGCACCGGGTTGGAGGAGGGCTTGCCGCGCTGACGCGCAGCCGGCGCCGGCGCACCGGGCGGGGTCGTCGCCGCGAAGCGCTGCGACGATGTAGCCGGCGGCGAAGGCGTCCCCGGCGCCGGTGGTGTCGATCACGCCCTCGACGCGGTCGACCGCGATCTGCGTGAGGCCGTCATGATCGCGGACCTGCACGGGGTCCTCACCGCGCTTGACGACGAACACCGTGCGCGCGGGCAGCGCGACCTCCAGCTCGACGAGGAGGGCGGCTTCCTCGGCATTCGCGAAGACCACTGCGGGGGAGAGACGTGCGAGCAGATCGGCCAGCGTCGCCTGCCCCAGCGCCCGCATGGTCGCCACACTCGACAGGTCGATGCTGAGGGGCACGGCGCGCTCGCGCGCCCAGGCGGCTGCGGAGAGCAGCGCCTCACGCGACAGCGCGTCGGCGAAGCCGTACAGCGGAAGATGCAGCCAGCGCGTGCCCTCCAGCCACGCGGTCTCGATGGGACCGAGCTCGGCGGCGGCACCGCGATCGGTGAGCATCGTCCGCTCGGCGGATTCGTCGACGAGGATCACGATCGACCCGGTCCGTCCCGCTCGCTGCACGCGAACCTCGACTCCCGCGCGCTCCAGCTCGTGCACGAGCGCCTCGCCCTCGGCATCCGATCCGACCCTGCCGATGAAGCGGACGGATGCCGCGGGCGAGGCGGCCGCGGCGACATTGGCCGCGCTGCCGCCCCGGGTATGGGTGATGGTCACCGGGTTGTCGGTGCCGCGATCGAGCGAGGACGCGCCGAGAACGACGATGTCGGCGAGGAGATCGCCGATGACCGTGAGCATCACTGGACGCCGGCGAGAGCGGCGGCGATCTCGGCGCCGAGGGCCACATTGCCGCGGTAAACCTCGACGTTGACGTCCAGGCTCCGCCCAGCGGTCTCGCGCTGCATGAAGTCCAGGAGGAACGGCGTGGTGTCATGGCCCGACACCCCGGCTGCGGCGGCGGCGTCGAGTGCGCTGGTGAGCACCTCATCATGGACCGCGGGCGTCAGCTGGAGGTCGGTGTCGACGGGACGCGCCACGAGGAGCGTGGAGGAGATCCCGAGGGCGTCGCGGGCGCGCGCGATGTCGGCGATCTCGGTGGCCGAGTCCGCGGCGTACTCGATGTCGAGCCCGGAGTCGGCGATGTAGAAGCCGGGGTAGTCGGTGGTCCGGTACCCCACGACGGTGAGATTCAGTGTCTCCATGCGCTCCAGAGTGAGAGGGATGTCGAGGATCGACTTCACACCGGCGCTGACCACGACGAGGGGAAGTGCCGCAAGCGTCGGCAGATCGGCTGACTCATCGAAGGTCTGCTGGGCGTCGCGGTGGACCCCGCCCAGACCACCCGTCGAGAACACACGGATGCCTGCGCGACGCGCGAGGAATGCCGTTGCCGCGACGGTGGTGCCGCCGCTCAGGCGTTTCGCGACGGCGACGGGGAGGTCTCGAAGGCTCAGTTTGACCGCGTCGTCGTCGGTCGACAATCGCTCGATCTCAGCGGGGGAGAGGCCGACGATCGGTTGCCCGTCGACGACCCCGATCGTCGCCGGGAGGACGCCGTGATCACGCAGCCAAGCTTCCGCCTCCCGCGCGACCTCGAGGTTGCGGGGCCGGGGGAGTCCGTGGGTGAAGATCGTCGATTCGAGGGCGAGCACGGGTCGGCCGCGGTCGAGGGCGTCTCGCACCTGCGGCGCGATGACGAGCCCGCCAGGCGTCTGGCGAGGGGACGAGGTCATGGAAGCTCCCTGCTGGATGTTGCCGCTAGTCAACCAGCTCCAGACGGACTCCTACTGATCGGTGGCGCCGCGGAACTCGCCGGCGGCGATGGCATCGGCGTACGTGCGGATGTCAGGACCCGGCTGGTAGTCGATGAACCGATCCTTGAGGAGGTGATTGAGCTGGGCGAAGGCGTCGTCGGAAGAGACCTCGTCCTGTTCGGCCACCTTCCTCACGGCCTCACGGAGGACGTGATCGGCATCGTCGAGGATCTTCGCGCGAGCGGGCTCGTTCCAGGCTACGTCGGAGATGTCCATGAGGTGACAGTACGGCCGACCGTCGCGTGGCACAGGGGGCTTGCGCACGCTCGACTTCGTGCTTCGGCCCGGCCACTGTGCGCCCACTTCTGTGCGCTCACGTCGCGCGGTGAGGGGAGTCGACGGGCTCACTCGCTCTCGTTGAAATGACATAATGTGCATTATCGGTTAATCGGCGATGTCCGTAGTCCAGCCTAGAGTTGCGGCATGCCGGAGGGTGACAGCGTCTATCGCCTCGCCCGCCGGTTGGCGCACGCGTCGGTCGGTCGCACCATCGTGTCGGGTGAGCTCCGTTCCGGCGCTCACGCCGGCGCCAAGCTCGACGGACGACAGATCCTCTCGTACGACACGCACGGCAAGCACCTGTTCACACGCTTCGACGACGGATGGTCGCTGCACACCCATCTGAAGATGCAGGGATCCTGGTCGGTCACGAAACGCCCGCTTCCACGCGCGGAGCTGCACCGTGTGCGCTGCCGGTTCGCCCTCGACGACGGTGTCACGCTGTGGGGCGTCGATGTGCCGGTCATGGAATACGCGCCGACCACCGACGAGCAGCGCGTGCGCGAACGGCTCGGTCCCGATCCGCTTCGAGAAGACTGGGATGCCGCTGAGGCGATGCGACGGCTGTCGAGACGCCCTGACCGGCCCACCGTGGCTGCGCTCCTCGACCAGGCGAATCTCGCCGGGCTCGGAAACCTCTGGGTGAACGAGCTCGCCTTCCTCCGTGGCATCCATCCCTTCGCTCCCGTCGGCGGCACGGATATCGCAGCGCTCGTCGACCTGGCCGCCCGCTGCCTGCGCATCTCGGCCACGGTCCCCGGCATGTATCAGGTGACCACCGGTGATCGTGGCCGCGGATCGACTCACTGGGTCGTAGGTCGTGCCGGGCGACCGTGCTTGCGTTGCCGCACGACGATCGAGGTCGCGGCCGAGGTGCCGAACGATCCGGAGCGGCGGCGGACGTGGTGGTGCCCGCGCTGCCAGCCGCACCCGCCGAGACCGGCCGAGCCCGGCCTGCACCCCGCGGCGGGCGATACGATGCGATCCACGTGATCCCCGACGATGTGGAGCGCCATGACACGCCTCAGTCCTGATTCCTCGATCGACCTTCAGGCGGCCACGGCGGCGGCGCGCACAACGCTGGGCGCTGCCGACCCCGGATTCGATGAGCGCCTCGCCTCGGTCCTCCCTGAGCTGCACCGCCTGTTCCTGCAGCTGTACGGCGATCGGGAAGACGGACAGGAGGCCCTTGCGGAGGTGATCGCAGCGGCAGCGGCCGGGTGGCGGGATCGCCCCGCGGGGCTCAAAGACCTCGACGCACGGCGCACCACTCACCCCGATTGGTTCCTGTCGGAGCGCATGCTCGGCGGTGTCTGCTACGTCGACCGGTACGCGGACACCCTCGCCGGTATCCGGGCGCAGATTCCCTACTTCCAGGAGCTGGGGCTGACCTACCTCCACCTGATGCCCCTGTTCGACTCCCCCGAGGGCAACAACGACGGCGGCTACGCGGTCTCGAGCTATCGCAAGGTACAGACGGCGCTCGGGACCATGGCCGACCTGGCCGCGCTCTCAGCCGATCTGCGAGACGCCGGCATCTCGCTGGTGCTCGACTTCATCTTCAATCACACCAGCAACGAGCACGAGTGGGCCCGCAAGGCCGTTGCCGGCGACCCCGACTTCGAGGACTTCTACCTCATCTTCCCCGACCGCACGATGCCCGACCGGTACGAGGAGACGGTGCGCGAGATCTTCCCCGACGACCACCCGGGCGCGTTCGTGCAGCTGCCCGACGGGCGCTGGATCTGGGCGACCTTCTACCACTTCCAGTGGGACCTCAACTACGCCAACCCCCGGGTGTTCCGGGCGATGGCGCAGGAGATGATGTTCCTCGCCAACCAGGGCGTCGAGGTGCTCCGCATGGACGCCGTCGCGTTCATCTGGAAGCGCCTGGGCACACCGTGCGAGTCGCTGCCGGAAGCCCATCTGCTGCTGCGCGCCTTCAATCTCGTCCTGCGGCTTGCCGCACCCTCGGTGCTGTTCAAATCCGAGGCGATCGTCCACCCCGATGAGGTGATCACCTACATCTCGCCCGATGAGTGCCAGCTGTCTTACAACCCGCTCCAGATGGCGCTCGGCTGGGAGGCCCTCGCGACCCGGGACGCCCGGCTGCTGCAGAAGGCCCTCGACGAGCGTCACGCCCTGCCGTGGGGCACCTCGTGGGTGAACTACGTGCGCAGCCACGACGACATCGGGTGGACGTTCGCCGATGAGGATGCCGCGGCGCTCGGCATCGACGGCTATCCGCACCGCCGCTTCCTCAATGACTTCTACGTCGGCAGGTTCGAGGGCACGTTCTCGCGCGGTGAACCGTTCCAGGACAATCCCAAGACCGGTGATGCCCGCATCGCGGGCACCACCGCATCTCTCGCGGGCGTCGAGGCGGGCGATCCCGGGGGTGAGGACCGCGTCGTCCTTACCCACGCGCTCGCCCTGTCCACCGGAGGGATCCCGCTGATCTACCTCGGCGATGAGGTCGGCCAGCTCAACGACTACGGCTATCGCGATGATCCCGCGCATGCCGACGACAGCCGATGGGTGCATCGTCCGCATCGAGACGAGAAGGCCTACGCGTCTCGCCGCGACCCGTCGACCGTCGCCGGCCGCATCAGCACCCGCCTGCACGCCCTGATCCGAGCGCGAAAGAACTCCCCCGAGTTCGCCGCCGGCAATCCGCTGCTCCCGTTCCACACGCCGTTCCCGCAGGTCGTGGGATTCCAGCGTGTCGGCGCGGACGGCACGATCCTCGTTCTCGGCAACGTGGGCGACTCCGATGTCTTGATCGAGCCGGTCACCTTCTCGGGCTTGCGAACGGATGCCACGGAGATCGTCTCGGGCTACCCGGTCCTCCTCGCGAGCGGCCTCATGCTGCCGGCGCACGGCGTCTTCTGGCTTCGCGTGCAACCGGCGTGAGTGCTCTGCCGCACTAGCATCGAGGGATGCTCTCGGCTCTCACCGGCTTCGTCGTGGTGGGCGTCTCGATCTTTCTCGGCTACATCCTCGGACGCATCAACCTGCTGGGGGAACACGCCCGACCCGTCCTGGCGCGGCTGACCTTCTTCGTCCTGTCGCCGTTCCTGCTGTTCGTCGTGCTCGCCGAGGCCGACGTGCGGACGCTCTTCTCGTCGCTGCTGCCGGTGTCGGCGATCGCGGCGGTCGCGGTCTTCGTCGTCTACGCGCTCATCGCCCGCCTCCTGTGGCGCCGGTCGGTCGCCGAGACGACGATCGGGAGCCTCAGCGCGGGCCAGGTGAACTCCAACAACATCGGCATCCCCCTTTCGCTCTACCTTCTCGGCAACGCCGCGTTCCCGGCTCCCGTCATCCTCCTGCAGCTTCTGGTCTTCACGCCGATCACCATGGCGATCCTCGATGCCGTGACATCCGGCCGCTCGTCCCTCGGCAAAACGATCGGCCGCGTCCTCACCAACCCCATCGTCATCGGCTCCGCCCTGGGCGCGGCCGTCTCGATCAGCGGCATCGATCTTCCCGAGGTCGTCATGGCGCCCGCCCAGTTGGTGGCGAATGCCTGCGTGCCGGTGCTGCTCATCAGCTACGGCCTGTCACTGTTCGGCCAGCGCGTGCTCGGCGCACACGGACGTCGTCGCGACGTGATCCTCGCCACGACGCTGAAGCTCGTGGTGATGCCGGCGATCGCCTGGGTGGTGGGCGCGGTGGTGTTCGCACTCCCCCGCGCCGACGTGCTCGTCATCGTCGTGCTGGCCGCCCTCCCGACCGCGCAGAATGTGTTCAACTACGCCCAGCGGTTCGACGTCGGAGAGGCGATCGCGCGGGATACCGTATTCCTCACCACGATCGGGTGCATCCCCGTCCTTCTCACCGTGACGGCGATCCTCAGCTGAGGATGGCAGGTCAGGCTGAGCGGATGATGCCGAGCGGCGTGGACTGGTGGCCCTGACCCAGCGGGTTGTCCTTCAGGATCTCGACCAGCTGATTCTCGCGAGCCTTGCCCACCGTCGACCCTAGGATGTTGCCGCCGAGGTCGTTGATGTCGACCACCGCCACCTCGGGGACGCCGTCGAGGAGGTCCTTGAGCCGACGCGCCACGTCACGAGGGCGATCAGGTCCGAGGACGACGGCCCTGTTGTACGGCGGAATGGTGCCGCTGGTCGGGCCGTCGATCGCGCGCGCCTTGTCGCCGGCGATCCGATAGAAATCCCCCTTGCGGCCGAACAGCTTCGTCACCGCCGAGACGGCGGCGGCGAGCAGGATGCGGGGGGTCCCGCACTCGCGGAGCGCCATCTCCATGGTCTCGGGCATCCCGAGTCCGATGCCGTGCGGGGTCCGGGTCACGTAGCGCGAGAGGAATCGCGCGAGCCGTCTCGGCTGGATCTCGTCCAGCGGGTACGACCGGCCCTGCGTGATCGCGACGATCTTCTCGGTCACGAACAGCAGATCATCCGGTCGCACGAGGCTCGCCGCGTACTCGCGGACGAACGCGTCGAGATCGTCGCCCGGCATCACGACACGCGTGCGGATCGGGATACGGGCGAACGAGAGCCCGTCGACGCTGACCGTGAGGGCCTTGCCGTCGTTCGCTTCGCCGGTCACGCGTCCGACCGCTTACTCAAGGTAGTCCCGCAGCGACTGCGACCGGCTCGGGTGGCGGAGCTTGGCCATCGTCTTGGACTCGATCTGGCGGATGCGCTCACGCGTCACACCGAAGGTGTCGCCG is part of the Microbacterium sp. ET2 genome and harbors:
- a CDS encoding MFS transporter, which codes for MSIRTAPESVGDRLDGLPFTRRHLRVLTGSGVGWALDAMDVGLISFVIAVLAQQWSLTGTETSLIASAGFLGMAVGASLGGLLADRIGRRSVFAVTLLVYGLATGASALVGGVAALLVLRFIVGLGLGAELPVASTYVSELAPARIRGRVIVILEAFWAVGWTAAALIGFFVIPASEDGWRWAFALGAIPAAYALVVRWGLPESARWLERRGRAGDADTVVRSFESSTPLFARGAASSPSSAPTPTATAMSVRSGVAALWSAEFRVRTACLWLVWFCVNFSYYGAFIWIPSILLAQGYDLVRSFGFTLIITLAQLPGYAAAAWLIEVWGRRVTLSVFLVGSAVSAVLFGTATNEATVIATGMALSFFNLGAWGALYAITPETYPTSVRATGAGWAAGVGRIASIIAPLAVPPLLALGGAPGLFVVFAAFFAVAAAGAWGLSDRRGRALDDR
- a CDS encoding SGNH/GDSL hydrolase family protein; amino-acid sequence: MAAVRYVAIGDSFTEGVGDELPDGRTRGWADLAAQGWADATGQRIEYANLAIRGKLVWPIVEEQLEPALALKPTHLSFNGGGNDMLRPRTSIRGIADAFSQVLRRCDEEGVRLILLSGANPSPQLPLSRVIQRRGDLLSIAVVGRIQDRPDVIRALNWPDRELSAPPFWSPDRLHMNSRGHHRVAARVLTALDLTPPEQWWSLPELDLGQLGRRDYYREHLGPWVRRRLTGTSSGDGRTPKYADWVTIHPGSS
- a CDS encoding dihydrofolate reductase family protein codes for the protein MTPVIFHTATTLNGFLADDRDSLDWLFATPGAAEAESDFSTFLETVGVLVMGSTTYEWIVDHENLSAQPEKWTEIYGDRATWVFTSRDLPRIDGAHLRFARGDVASQWPAMRTAAAERAIWIVGGGDLAGQFADAGLLSEIRLSVAPATLASGRPLLPRRIGPDRLRLESMSRAGQFAELRYSVRPA
- a CDS encoding DUF6458 family protein, translating into MSIGAGIALFAIGAILAFAVNVQVEWINLDMIGYILMGAGALVFLIGIVLLARRRSSESVSRTTVDPATNERVTRQSTSRPDDAAGL
- a CDS encoding SDR family oxidoreductase, whose amino-acid sequence is MSLSSPPGTALITGVGRRRSIGAGLALGLARDGWDLVLNHWDEYDERVGLERAASDPHDIAAACRAEGVAVTVIGSDLSDPDVPERLVAAASASGPLRALVMSHCESVDSSILSTDIASFDRHFAVNARATWLLIKAFAERLPQRAAGGEVAGSVIALTSDHTAHNLPYGASKGALDRIVIAAAAELGERGMRANVINPGPIDTGWMDADIRRRAREATPAGRLGTPDDIANTVRFLLSPEGSWVNGQLLKVNGGFATG
- a CDS encoding carbohydrate kinase family protein gives rise to the protein MLTVIGDLLADIVVLGASSLDRGTDNPVTITHTRGGSAANVAAAASPAASVRFIGRVGSDAEGEALVHELERAGVEVRVQRAGRTGSIVILVDESAERTMLTDRGAAAELGPIETAWLEGTRWLHLPLYGFADALSREALLSAAAWARERAVPLSIDLSSVATMRALGQATLADLLARLSPAVVFANAEEAALLVELEVALPARTVFVVKRGEDPVQVRDHDGLTQIAVDRVEGVIDTTGAGDAFAAGYIVAALRGDDPARCAGAGCASARQALLQPGAL
- a CDS encoding pseudouridine-5'-phosphate glycosidase, which produces MTSSPRQTPGGLVIAPQVRDALDRGRPVLALESTIFTHGLPRPRNLEVAREAEAWLRDHGVLPATIGVVDGQPIVGLSPAEIERLSTDDDAVKLSLRDLPVAVAKRLSGGTTVAATAFLARRAGIRVFSTGGLGGVHRDAQQTFDESADLPTLAALPLVVVSAGVKSILDIPLTLERMETLNLTVVGYRTTDYPGFYIADSGLDIEYAADSATEIADIARARDALGISSTLLVARPVDTDLQLTPAVHDEVLTSALDAAAAAGVSGHDTTPFLLDFMQRETAGRSLDVNVEVYRGNVALGAEIAAALAGVQ
- a CDS encoding DNA-formamidopyrimidine glycosylase family protein; protein product: MPEGDSVYRLARRLAHASVGRTIVSGELRSGAHAGAKLDGRQILSYDTHGKHLFTRFDDGWSLHTHLKMQGSWSVTKRPLPRAELHRVRCRFALDDGVTLWGVDVPVMEYAPTTDEQRVRERLGPDPLREDWDAAEAMRRLSRRPDRPTVAALLDQANLAGLGNLWVNELAFLRGIHPFAPVGGTDIAALVDLAARCLRISATVPGMYQVTTGDRGRGSTHWVVGRAGRPCLRCRTTIEVAAEVPNDPERRRTWWCPRCQPHPPRPAEPGLHPAAGDTMRST
- a CDS encoding alpha-amylase family protein yields the protein MTRLSPDSSIDLQAATAAARTTLGAADPGFDERLASVLPELHRLFLQLYGDREDGQEALAEVIAAAAAGWRDRPAGLKDLDARRTTHPDWFLSERMLGGVCYVDRYADTLAGIRAQIPYFQELGLTYLHLMPLFDSPEGNNDGGYAVSSYRKVQTALGTMADLAALSADLRDAGISLVLDFIFNHTSNEHEWARKAVAGDPDFEDFYLIFPDRTMPDRYEETVREIFPDDHPGAFVQLPDGRWIWATFYHFQWDLNYANPRVFRAMAQEMMFLANQGVEVLRMDAVAFIWKRLGTPCESLPEAHLLLRAFNLVLRLAAPSVLFKSEAIVHPDEVITYISPDECQLSYNPLQMALGWEALATRDARLLQKALDERHALPWGTSWVNYVRSHDDIGWTFADEDAAALGIDGYPHRRFLNDFYVGRFEGTFSRGEPFQDNPKTGDARIAGTTASLAGVEAGDPGGEDRVVLTHALALSTGGIPLIYLGDEVGQLNDYGYRDDPAHADDSRWVHRPHRDEKAYASRRDPSTVAGRISTRLHALIRARKNSPEFAAGNPLLPFHTPFPQVVGFQRVGADGTILVLGNVGDSDVLIEPVTFSGLRTDATEIVSGYPVLLASGLMLPAHGVFWLRVQPA
- a CDS encoding AEC family transporter, coding for MLSALTGFVVVGVSIFLGYILGRINLLGEHARPVLARLTFFVLSPFLLFVVLAEADVRTLFSSLLPVSAIAAVAVFVVYALIARLLWRRSVAETTIGSLSAGQVNSNNIGIPLSLYLLGNAAFPAPVILLQLLVFTPITMAILDAVTSGRSSLGKTIGRVLTNPIVIGSALGAAVSISGIDLPEVVMAPAQLVANACVPVLLISYGLSLFGQRVLGAHGRRRDVILATTLKLVVMPAIAWVVGAVVFALPRADVLVIVVLAALPTAQNVFNYAQRFDVGEAIARDTVFLTTIGCIPVLLTVTAILS
- a CDS encoding coenzyme F420-0:L-glutamate ligase — protein: MTGEANDGKALTVSVDGLSFARIPIRTRVVMPGDDLDAFVREYAASLVRPDDLLFVTEKIVAITQGRSYPLDEIQPRRLARFLSRYVTRTPHGIGLGMPETMEMALRECGTPRILLAAAVSAVTKLFGRKGDFYRIAGDKARAIDGPTSGTIPPYNRAVVLGPDRPRDVARRLKDLLDGVPEVAVVDINDLGGNILGSTVGKARENQLVEILKDNPLGQGHQSTPLGIIRSA